The region GAAGCCCCGGACCTCACGGGGGTGACCGctcaggcctgggggcaggcGCTGGGCTCCATTCTGGGTCGGGGGCCTGCTGCCGCGGGCGCAGCTCAGTCCCTGCAGGGGGATGAGCACACGGCCTTAGGCCCAGAGCCCCAGACTGCCCCAGCAGTGGGGGCCCTCCCACCAAGCCCCGACTCTCTGCAGCACCTGGAGAGACAGGCGGGCCCAGACCCTGGGTCTGCGGCCCCGCCCCTACCCCTGCAGGCCGTGGGCTTCCCCTTGGGCCGGGGACCCGCCGCTGAGGCCAAGCTCCAGACCCTGCAGATGGATGTAGGCTGCACACCATGGATGGAGCCTGTGGCCACTGCAGCCCGGCAGGAAGGACAAGTGACCTTGGGGCTGAGGCCAGCATGTGAGCAGAGGGACACAGAGCCTCCGGCCTGGGAGCAGGTCCAGCTGGATGGCCTGGAGCCAGCTGCAGACACGGGGGCACCTTGGGCCTCATGGGGAACTGCAGGCCCCTCCAAGCCTGCCACGGAGGCCCCAGAACACCCGGAGCCTACCACCAGGGCCCTAGAACACCTGGAGCTTTCcatggcagccccaggacaccCAGAACCCGCCATGGAGGCCCCAGAACACCCGGAGCCTGCTATCGAGGCCCTAGAACACCCAGAGCCTTCCACGGAGGCCTCAGAACACCCGGAGCCTTCCATGGAGGCCCCAGAACACTCGGAGCCTGCCACCAAGACCCTAGAACTCCTGGAGCTTTCCATGGAGGCCCCAGGACACTCAGAACCTGCCATGGAGGCCCCAGAACACCCGGAGCCTGCTATCGAGGCCCTAGAATGCCCAGAGCCTTCCATGGAGGCCCCAGAATACTCAGAACCTGCCACGGAGGCCTCAGAACACCCGGAGCCTGCCACTGAAGCCCTAGAATGCCTGGAGCTTTCCATGGAAGCCCCAGAATACCCAGAATCTGCCACGGCGACCCCAGAACACCCGGAGCCTGCCACCAACACCCTAGAACTCCTGGAGCTTTCCATGGAGGCCCCAAGATACCCAGAACCTGCCACGGAGGCCCCAGAACACCTAGAGCCTTCCACTGAGGCCCTAGAACGCCTGGAGCTTTCCATGGAGGTTCCAGAACACCCAGAACCTGCCATGGAGGCCCCAGAATGCCCAGAGCCTGCCACCAAGGCCCTAGAATGCCTGGAGCCTTCTATGGAGGCCCCAGAACATCCAGAACCTGCCACGGCAGCCCCAGAACACCTGGAGCCTGCCACTGAGGCCCTAGAACACCTGGAGCTTTCCATGGAGGCCCCAAGACACCCAGAACCTGCCACGGAGGCCCCAGAATGCCCAAAGCTTGCCACTGAGGCCCTAGAATGCCTTGAGCCTTCTATGGAGGCCCCAGAACATCCAGAACCTGCCACGGCAGCCCCAGAACACCTGGAGCCTGCCACTGAGGCCCTAGAACACCTGGAGCTTTCCATGGAGGCCCCAAGACACCCAGAACCTGCCACGGAGGCCCCAGAATGCCCAAAGCTTGCCACTGAGGCCCTGGAAAGCCTGGAGCTTTCCATGGAGGCACCAGGACATCCAGAACCTGCCACGGAGGTCCCAGAATGCCCAGAGCCTGCCACCGAGGCCCTAGAATGCCTGGAGCTTTCCATGGAGGCCCCAGGACACCCAGAACCTGCCACAGAGGCCCCAGAATGCCCAGAGCCTGCCACTGAGGTCCTAGAATGCCTGGAGCCTTCCACGGAGGCCTCAGAACATCCAGAACTTGCCAAAGAGGCCCCAGAACATCCAGAACCTGCTACCAAGGCCCTAGAACATCCAGAGCCTTCCATGGAGGCTGTAAAATACCCAGAACCTGCCACCGAGGCCCCAGAATACCCGGAACCTGCCACTGAGGCCCTAGAACATCTGGAGCTTTCCATGGAGGTCCCAGAACACCCAGAACATGCCACCAAGGCCCCAGAACACCCGGAGCTTGCCACCGAGGCCCTAGGACACCTGGAGCCTTCCATGGAGGCCCCAGAACATCCAGAACTTGCCACAGAGACCCCAGAATGCCCAGATCCTGCCACCAAGGCCCCAGAATACCTAGAGCCCGCCATCAAGGCCCTAGAATGCCTGGAGCCTTCCATGGAGGCCTCAGGACACCTAGAACCTCCCACGGAGGCCCCAGAATGCCCAGAGCCTCCCACCGAGGCCCTAGAACGTCCAGAGCCTTCCATGGAGGCCCCACAACATCCAGAACCTGCTACCAAGCTCCAAGAACATCCAGAACCTGCCGCAGAGGTCCCAGAATGCCCGGAGCCTGCCACTGAGGCCCTAGAACATCCAGAGCCTTCCATGGAGACCCCAGAACATCCAGAACCTGCTACCAAGGCCCTAGAACATCCAGAGCTTTCCATAGAGGCCCAAGAACATCCAGAACCTGCTACCAAGGCCCTAGAACATCCAGAGCCTTCCATGGAGGCCCCAGAACATCCAGAACCTGCTACCAAGGCCCTAGAACATCCAGAGCTTTCCATGGAGGCCCCAGAACATTCAGAACCTGCTACCAAGGCCCTAGAACATCCAGAGCTTTCCATGGAGGCCCAAGAACATCCAGAACCTGCTACCAAGGCCCTAGAACATGCAGAGCCTTCCATGGAGGCCCCAGAACGTCCAGAACCTGCCACGGAGGCCCCAGAACATCCAGAACCTGCTACCAAGGCCCTAGAACATGCAGAGCCTTCCATGGAGGCCCCAGAACATCCAGAACCTGCCACGGAGGCCCCAGAATATCCAGAACCTGCCACAGAGGCCCCAGAATGCCCGGAGCCTGCCACCAAGACCCTAGAATGCCTGGAGCCTTCCATGGAGGCCCCAGGACACTCAGAACCTGCCATAGAGGCCCCAGAATGCCTGGAGCCTGCCACCAAGACCCTAGAACGTCCAGAGCCTTCCATGGAGGCCCCAGAACATCTAGAACCTGCTATGGAGGCCCCAGAACGCCCAGAGCTTGCCACAGAGGCCCCAGAACACCCGGAGCCTGCCACCGAGGCCCTAGAACGTCCAGAGTCCTCCATGGAGGCACCAGAATATCCAGAACCTGCCAAGGAAGCCCCAGAACATTCGGACCCTGCCATGGAAGCTCCAGAGCATCCAGAACCTGCCACAGAAGTTCCAGAATGCCTAGAGCCTGCCACGGAGGCCCCAGAACATCCAGAACCTGCGACGGAAGCCCCAGAACAGCTAGCGTCAGCCCCAGAGGTCCCGGAGTGCCCAGGGGCTGCGGCGGAAGCCCGGGACCCACCGAAGGCTGCCTCTGCCCGGGAGGAAGCAGCGGAGGGTCCGGCGCCCGAGCAGGGAAGCCGTCCCGGTGCCCGCGTGCGCGCTGGAGCCCGAGCTGAGCCCCGCTCGGCCCCGGGGGAGTCCCCAGGGGGTGAGAGTCCAGGGGTACTCGGCCTGGAGCCGGTCCCCCAGGGAGCCGGGAAGGCTGCGGGGCAGCGTGGCCTGGGAGCGCATCCCGCGGCTTGGCCCCGGTGTCCCGGCGCTGCGGAGGTGGGGCTGAGGCCGGAGGGCGGCTGCCGCCCAGAGCCAGTGCCCAGCCCGCCCGCAGCCTCCGGGCAGGAGCCCGCGCCGGGCCCCGGCGGCAGGGAGAGGGCACGGGGGGTCCGCGGGAGCCCCGGGGCTGCAGCGCGGTTGCCAGGAAGCCCCGGCCGGGCCCTGGCCCGCGAGCCCTGCACCCCCGGGGGCCCCGCAGAGGCAGCCCTGAGCCCCGGGGTCCTTGGCGCCTCCTGCCCCTGCCGGGGCCTCAGGGAAGACTCGGAGGCCAGGGAGCCTCTGGCGGGAACCCCGCAGGCACCAGCCGCCCTCTCAGGGACCCCGGGACCTCCCGGGTCTGGGCCGAGGGGGGGCCTCCCGCACCCTGCCGCCCTCCCTGGCCCCAGGACAGCCCCGGCAGGGGACACCCATGCCAAAGACCGGGCCTGGCGGACCGCGCCCCCCTGCCAAGTGCCTCCTGGGCCTCGGGGCCCCCCCGCCGCCGGGCAGCAGGCTGACCAGGACAGCCCAGAGGAAGGTGAGGCCGGGCGGCGAGTTGTCTGAAGCAGGGACCGCGGGCGGCAGGTGGGGGCCCGGGGTTGCGGCCgtcctcatccccccaccccccgcacccaGACTcgccccccagggccccaggatccgGCCCGCACTCGGACAGCCACGGGGAGTCGTCGGCAGAGCCGGAGGAGCAGGACGCCTCGGGGGTACAGCCGGCGCAGTGCCCAGCCCAGGTGCCCGGCCCGGGGGGAAGGGGGCACCCCTGGGAGGGCTCCCCGATGCCCCGCCCTCGGTTCCTCAAACTCTATCCTCCCCAGGCCCCCGCAGCCGGTGGCAGCGAAGAGACCGTGGCCAAAGCCAAGCAGAGTCGCAGTGAGAAGAAGGCCCGGAAGGTGGGGGAGGCCGTGGGGCCGCTGGGGAGGGTGCAGGAGGGGACCCTTCACCCCCGGGGGCTGATGATGCCACCAGTGAGGCTGTTGGGCAGTGGAGGCGCTGGGGCCAGAGCCTCCATGGAGATGGTACACCCGGCACCCCACTGTCCCTGGGGGCCAGTGTCCCCAGCTTGCCTAGAGCCCACAGAGGGGCCCCCAGACTTGGCGGGAGAGGCTTCAGCCCCTGCCGGGATGCTACCACTCCTTGGGGCCGGCTCCTCCCCGCCTCGGCCTGGGACCCCCCAGTGCCCAGGGTGAGCCTGCCGTGTCCCCAGGCGATGTCCAAGCTGGGCCTGCGGCAAATCCAGGGGGTCACCAGGATCACCATCCAGAAGTCCAAGAACATCCTGTTTGTCATCGCCAAGCCCGACGTCTTCAAGAGCCCAGCCTCCGACACCTACGTGGTCTTCGGGGAGGCCAAGgtctggtgggggtggggggtggggggggtgggggccggggggcggccTGACCGCTGTGCCCGCCCTGCAGATCGAGGACCTGTCGCAGCAAGTGCACAGGGCTGCCGCCGAGAAGTTCAAGGTGCCCACTGAGCCATCGGCCCTGGTGCCTGAGTCTGCGCCGGGGCCGCTGCggaggccagaggaggaggaggaggaggaagaggaggaggaggaggtgaggctggggcaccgcggggtggggggggaggaggggtcgGGGCCTTCCGGGGGGCGGCAGCCCCGGAACCTGCCCGCCTGCCCCCATCCAGGTGGATGAGGCGGGCCTGGAGCTCCGGGACATCGAGCTGGTGATGGCGCAAGCCAACGTGTCGAGGGCCAGGGCCGTGCGGGCTCTGCGGGACAACCAGAGTGACATCGTCAACGCCATCATGGTGAGTGGCCACCCTCAGCCCTGCCGCCCACCCTGCTGGGCCCCCTCTCAGCCCGCACCTCTGCACCCTCCCGCAGGAGCTCACCATGTAGCCGTGACCACCACCCACCGCCACCGACTGCCACTGACTGCCACCGACCACcggccctgtccctgcccccgGCTCTGCTGCTCAATAAACGGGTGTGTCCCCTCAGCCTCCGCTCTGCTCCTGCTTCCGGGCTTGCTCGGGTCTCAGGGGACTCGCGGTGGGGCCCCTGGAGGGTCAGGGGGGCCTGTCCCCGGGCGCCGGAGGGTGCGGGCGATCCCAACCCAGGCCTGGGGCAATCCGGGTCCCTAGGGGTAGGTGTCCTCCTCCTTgtccccagagggcagggctgtcCCCACCAGTCCCCAAGTGGGGGGGCCCTCCTCCTTgtccccagagggcagggctctGTCCCCACCTGTCcctgagtggggggggggggtttcctCCTCCTTGTCCCTAGAGGGCAGGATCTGTCCCCATGTGTCCCAGAGTGGGGGGCTCTCCTCCTGGCCCCCAGAGGGCGGGGCTCTGGCCCCCACCATGTCCCCAGAGGGTGGGATCTGTCCCGTGTCTCCAGTATGTGGGGTTCACATAAGGTCCCTGGAGGGTGGGGGTCctcgccctccccaccccaggacctCGGTGCCCCACCTGCCCAGAGACTAGACTGTCCCCTggctgtggcccagggcgtgggcCTGGGGACTGGCTTCGGGAAGGGACTCCCCAGAcccaggggctccagggctcTAGCCACGGAGAGGCATTTGTTGGGGGCCCTCCTGACGCCCAGCTGTGGAGGAGCCATCCATCCCCTCCATATTCCCTCTTCTCTGAAGTCCAGAGATCTGCTGAGGGGGGGCTGGTGGGAAAGGCACCCCTGGAGGGGACGAGGCGGTCCCTGCCATCCACACAGGATATGCGGGCCAGGCCCCAGGGTGCGGCCCCACTGCTACCGCCCTGCTGCAGCCCGAGACCAAGGGTGGCTGGGGAGGGCCTGGCCAGGCCGGCCCGCCTTGGCCGTTCCAGATGCTCCCagggcaggagggccagaggTCTTGGCTCACATCCAGAGAGCCACTGCATGGGCCCTAGCCCTGCCAGCCTGGGCCCACTGCCAGCTTCCGGGGGGGGCTGCGGCCAGAGCCACGTGAGAGGCTTCTCCTCCCATCCGCACCTGCCACCGGCCCCGTGGGGCCTCCGTCCtcccgccccggggcccccacacccaccctgcTCAGCCCAGGGCTCCCACACATGCTGCTGGGGGTCTCCCAGGCCAGACCCACCCTCTGGTCCCCCAGGTGCCAAGAGCACAGCAGGGGCCCAGCCCAGGGAAGGCCTAGAACACAGTGCCCCTGCGCACCCCCAccgagcccaggaccctgggcgtgctgggtggggagggggacctgtgctctgggtgggggtgggggtccggATACAGTGGAGAGCATCTGTGCTGGCAGACGGAGGAAGGGGGACTCATCGAGGAGCAGGAGGCCAGGCGCAGGAGACCAGGTGTCCTTGGGAGGACGAGGACCCACACTCGCACCAGGGCCCAGGTCACCCGCTGCCCACCCTGCGTTTTCAAAGGAAAACCCTGATGCCGTCCCCTGTGTCTGCTGCCCGGCTCCCACCCGCAAGATCAGAAGCACGCTGGGACCAGAAATGAATCATTCACATGGCAGTAAACTTGTTTGAAGGTCTCTGAGAGTTTCGACAGCATCGTCGTGTGCAAAACCGAAAGGACCCCCGGGAGCCCTCCCGGAGGGGGCCACGGGCACCAGCGCCCCGGGGCAGGTCCTTCACAGTAGAGGGAGCGCCGGCGGGCCCTTCCCGGCGCCATCAGGCTGAGTCCCGGTCCATGCTGCAGCCCAGAGCCTCGATGTCGTTGCTGATATCCGAAATCATGCGGTCCCACTCGTCCCCCTCCGAGGGTGCGGACTGGTCGTCGGAGCTGCCTGTGGTCCTGTTCCCAgtgcaggtggaggtggaggcggAGCTCAGGGCCCGCCGGTACCTGCCGAAGCTGTCAGTGATGATGCCTCGGCCGTCCTTCACCCCGATGGTCTCAAGGAAGTTCTCGAAGTGCTGGCTGTCCTTCTCCGGGATGAAGGGCCGCAAACCTGAGGACACAGGGTGTGCTGGATGCCATACTTCTGGGGGGCTGGGCCGGGGAACAGGGGGCTGCATGTCCCTCCCTTTGTCCTGGCGGAGCCCCACCCACAGGCCCTGGAGTACAGAGCAGAGGGCGCAGGCCAACCACTGGGCACCACCCGCTTCTACGGGACAACAACAGAAAGGAACACGGGGCGGGGCCCTCGGACCCAAGCCTTGACCACACGACGGACCCTGGCAGAGAGGCCACAGGGTCACCAAGAGCTCAAACTGGACACAGCACGGCAGGCCCTAGAGCCCCCATGAGCAGAGAGCCCTTGGGTGGCGGCTGACAAGGGTATAAACCCACCCTCGGTGGAGGTTTGGAGGTTGGGGAGCAGCCAGAGCCTCCAACAGCCACCATCAGCCAGCCAAGTTCCCCAGGCTCTGCACACAGGACACATAGCCGCGCCACCATCCTCAAGGGTGGGGGCAGGTGTGCGGGGTCCTGGCCACCCTGGCTACCCAGCTGCACCATGGTGCTCATTTCTCAGGGCCCAGCTCTCGGCCAAGGCCGGTCTTTCCACCCAGTAATGGGGTCCACTTCTCTGCCTGGCAAACTCCTGGCCACCCACCAAAACCCTCTCAGGTGCTGTCTCCTCTGGGGAGCCCCACCCTGGCCCTCATTCCGGGGCACCAGCCCCTGGCTTCCCCGCAGTCTGGCTCCCACCGGCAAGCTCTGGTCTCTGGCCAGAGCCCCCACACTGCAGCCACGCCACCTCAGACTCACCGAGCAGCAGGAACTTGCGGCTGTCCCCATACAGCTGACGCAGGTTGATGCAGAACTCGTGCACAGACGCCCCATCGCGGTAGTCATGCAGAAGTGCCGCGAACTGCTGGATCTCCTGGGAGGACAGCTTGGTGCGCAGCTGCAGACAGCGGAGCAGAAGGTGGGGGGTGAGCGCAGCACCACGCACCCACAGCCCACCCAGCGGCACCCCGAGTAAGGAGCCCAAGCAGGCTGTGCCCCCAGGGCTGTGCACTAGCGCAGAACCACATAAGGGTCAGCGGCACGCGTTGGCTAAGCAGCAAGTCCCAGGGCCAGGCTCGGCTGTCCCCGCCCCTCACAGGGCAGGGCCGCACCGTGAGCATGTAGTCCTGCAGCAGCTCGGTGGCAGTGGCGCTCAACTCGCTCTCACTGACTGTCTTGGCATGGGGCACCATCTGCATGCAGAAGGACGAGGGCGAGATGCCGCCGGGGTGCACACACTCGGGGAACGCGCTGCAAGGACAGGAGCCATGGGCACGGGGCTCTGTGCCTCCGCCCTGTGCCCACGTCCGGCTCCCCACAGACACCCAGGTTTGGCCAGGGCGCCCAGTGTGGATGGCATGGctgatgggggcaggggtggcgggCGGGTACTCACAAAGTGCCCAGGTCTGTCTCATATGGCTCCTTCACGTCCACCTTGGTGGAAGAGTCGTCTGTACAGGGTGGGGAGACAGGGGCGCCTGGTCACGCGGGGAGAGGGCACCAAGCCCACCAAGGGCACTGGCGGCAGGGGGGCTGCAGGCCTCCTGGGGTGGCCCATAGGCACCACCCACACATGCTCCTCCGCAGGGCTCACAGTGCGGTCTGAGTGTGATGCTCTGGTCTCTGGAGAACGCACCAAATGGAGCGCTGGGGGAACCCTCTCCCCAGCGCGGCAAAGGATGAGAAAGCACCCCTGGTGGCCGCCTGCGGTGTCCTTTAGGTGAGGCACAGGATCCCAGAGCCCCTGCAACTGGCCTGGCCGCAGGTGCTGACGGCAGAAGCCACCACCACAGGCAGGTGTGACCCCCCCGCGAGCTCCACGCAGCACAGCTGCTCcccaaggagagaggcaggacCCCCACGAGCCCGAGGCCCCTGCACCAGCAAAAAGCGTGGCCCACAGCAGCTACCCAGGGAACGTTGGCCAGGACCTAAGGTCCCCACAACACAGAGCAGGACAGCATCAGTGTGGCTACTGGGCCCTGagagaggggtgaggagagggtgAGGGGGCTAAATGAATCCCTATAAGTAAGGCGCCTCCCCAAAATGCcccacagacacagagaaggtgGTGGCTTCCACACATCCACTGCCTGGGCAGCCTCCGTCCCCGGACAAAGCCCTCATCAGAGAGCAGTGAGGTCCGGGGGCTCCTCCCCACAGCGCCCCCTAGCCCCCGGCTCTCTGATCTGAAACAGGTGAAGTGACCTTCGTTGATGCGTTCCCTGGTCCCCACAGTGATGCAGGAAGCCACCAGGTGGGGGACATGGACCTCGGGGACTGTCTGCCCACACTCACATACCGCTGTGCAGGGACAGGTGGTGGGTGGGTGTCGAGGCCCCGTCGAATATGGCTCTGTCCAGGAAGTCGATGGTGGACTCCGTGTACACAATCTGGAAGACCTGCCCCAGCAGGGAGCACAGTTCCTCCGCAGCGACCTGCCGTGGGGACGAAGCTGGGTCTTCCTGGGCAGCTTTCCTGGGCACCTGGCTCCTCAGATGCCCAACCAGCACCAGAACTGAGGGCCCGTTGCCTCCCACCGCCCCCCAGGGGAGCAGCCTATGTCTGGGAGGCTCCCTGGACCTCAGGGGCCCAGGTGTGTCAGCTGCCAGCCCTCCTGTATCCGCCCACCTGGCCCCCCAACGCCCCCCAACGCCCTGCCACGCAGTGGCCCCAGGCTGGGGGACAGCGCTCCCAGCATGGCACACAGCTTCAGGCCCGCTGTGAAGGCAGGCTCCTATCTGGGCAGCTCTGCCCCTGGATATGCGGCAGGGACTAGAGGAGCCCGCAGGGGTGGGCCAGGAGCCCAGCGCGCACCCCAGCACTGCCCGGCTAGAAGGTGGGCAGAGCCGAGGAGGGGCACTGATCTAAGGGAACCTGCTCCAGGTGGGAGTCCCTGCTCCAGTCTTACACAGAAACCGCACCAAGAAGCTCCTGGAGGTTGGCAACCCTTAGGTAGCTAAGGGGGCCTCAAGCCCTAACCCCCCACTCCCAGGGCATGGCTTGGGGTGCAGGAGACCACCCGCATCAGCACTGGGGAAAGGGTGAGGTCCCTGGAAGAGAAGGCACCACActcagggagcaggggaaggggctttAGCAGGGCCTGGGCAGGTGGTGGGCTGGGCCCTGCCGGTGGGAGGAGCCCAGAGGTTTGTTGGAGGGGCCTAGCTGGGTGTGGGCGGGGCCTAGCTGggtgtgggcggggcctgggtcGGAAAGGTAGGAGGAACCTGGGTAG is a window of Vulpes vulpes isolate BD-2025 chromosome 7, VulVul3, whole genome shotgun sequence DNA encoding:
- the NACAD gene encoding NAC-alpha domain-containing protein 1, yielding MPGEAARAEPLLPEAGGPGPQTESSCDVTAATTPRGDRLEHCALTPGPSALALEFLPSKPGARPPPEGASWDAGPSGTPSAWAVPTEGSPSLGPPEARPAGGPPPATLEPRIVMGEETLRVPLLPRAALPELRDREGGHPSLNPPPALCSQGDPPVPCPVPDPESYFTPPSTPTETASALLLGPGPRRDARDAPAEPGDSPPASPSGSYITADGDSWASSPSCSLSLLAPAEGLDVPSGWGFSPQGSVADEQELPYTGPPGPPSPESSVSADSSSSWGQEAHFFELDFLANDPMIPAALLPFRGSLIFQVEAVEVTPRAPEEEEEEEQEEEEASVPGGDAAGEGEDDSTFASSLQSLSDLSITEGMDEAFAFRDDTSAASSDPDSASYAGADDERLYSEEPHARPAALLHDSPGEPAPGICEEEASRATGRQAPGAKVTGPGQGSGQACTAAEAPHTPQEAPDLTGVTAQAWGQALGSILGRGPAAAGAAQSLQGDEHTALGPEPQTAPAVGALPPSPDSLQHLERQAGPDPGSAAPPLPLQAVGFPLGRGPAAEAKLQTLQMDVGCTPWMEPVATAARQEGQVTLGLRPACEQRDTEPPAWEQVQLDGLEPAADTGAPWASWGTAGPSKPATEAPEHPEPTTRALEHLELSMAAPGHPEPAMEAPEHPEPAIEALEHPEPSTEASEHPEPSMEAPEHSEPATKTLELLELSMEAPGHSEPAMEAPEHPEPAIEALECPEPSMEAPEYSEPATEASEHPEPATEALECLELSMEAPEYPESATATPEHPEPATNTLELLELSMEAPRYPEPATEAPEHLEPSTEALERLELSMEVPEHPEPAMEAPECPEPATKALECLEPSMEAPEHPEPATAAPEHLEPATEALEHLELSMEAPRHPEPATEAPECPKLATEALECLEPSMEAPEHPEPATAAPEHLEPATEALEHLELSMEAPRHPEPATEAPECPKLATEALESLELSMEAPGHPEPATEVPECPEPATEALECLELSMEAPGHPEPATEAPECPEPATEVLECLEPSTEASEHPELAKEAPEHPEPATKALEHPEPSMEAVKYPEPATEAPEYPEPATEALEHLELSMEVPEHPEHATKAPEHPELATEALGHLEPSMEAPEHPELATETPECPDPATKAPEYLEPAIKALECLEPSMEASGHLEPPTEAPECPEPPTEALERPEPSMEAPQHPEPATKLQEHPEPAAEVPECPEPATEALEHPEPSMETPEHPEPATKALEHPELSIEAQEHPEPATKALEHPEPSMEAPEHPEPATKALEHPELSMEAPEHSEPATKALEHPELSMEAQEHPEPATKALEHAEPSMEAPERPEPATEAPEHPEPATKALEHAEPSMEAPEHPEPATEAPEYPEPATEAPECPEPATKTLECLEPSMEAPGHSEPAIEAPECLEPATKTLERPEPSMEAPEHLEPAMEAPERPELATEAPEHPEPATEALERPESSMEAPEYPEPAKEAPEHSDPAMEAPEHPEPATEVPECLEPATEAPEHPEPATEAPEQLASAPEVPECPGAAAEARDPPKAASAREEAAEGPAPEQGSRPGARVRAGARAEPRSAPGESPGGESPGVLGLEPVPQGAGKAAGQRGLGAHPAAWPRCPGAAEVGLRPEGGCRPEPVPSPPAASGQEPAPGPGGRERARGVRGSPGAAARLPGSPGRALAREPCTPGGPAEAALSPGVLGASCPCRGLREDSEAREPLAGTPQAPAALSGTPGPPGSGPRGGLPHPAALPGPRTAPAGDTHAKDRAWRTAPPCQVPPGPRGPPAAGQQADQDSPEEDSPPRAPGSGPHSDSHGESSAEPEEQDASGVQPAQCPAQAPAAGGSEETVAKAKQSRSEKKARKAMSKLGLRQIQGVTRITIQKSKNILFVIAKPDVFKSPASDTYVVFGEAKIEDLSQQVHRAAAEKFKVPTEPSALVPESAPGPLRRPEEEEEEEEEEEEVDEAGLELRDIELVMAQANVSRARAVRALRDNQSDIVNAIMELTM